Proteins co-encoded in one Dasypus novemcinctus isolate mDasNov1 chromosome 18, mDasNov1.1.hap2, whole genome shotgun sequence genomic window:
- the CIAPIN1 gene encoding anamorsin isoform X2: MAEFGISPGHFVAVVWDSSSPVEALKDLVDKLQVLTGNEGRVSVENISQLLQSAHQESSFDVILSGVIPGSTTLHNTEILAEMARILRPGGCLFLKEPIETAVVNNSKVKTASKLCSALTLSGLVEVKELQRESLNPEEVQSVQEHLGYQSDSLLSVQITGKKPNFEVGSSSQLKLSIAKKSLSVKPALDPAAAKLWTLSANDMEDESMDLIDSDELLDPEDLKKPDPASLRAASCGEGKKRKACKNCTCGLAEELEKEKSQEQKSSQPKSACGNCYLGDAFRCASCPYLGMPAFKPGEKVLLSSGSLHDA, from the exons ATGGCAGAGTTTGGGATCTCACCTGGCCATTTTGTGGCAGTGGTCTGGGATAGCTCATCCCCGGTGGAGGCTCTGAAAGATCTGGTGGATAAGCTTCAAGTGTTAACTGGCAACGAGGGCCGAGTGTCTGTGGAAAACATCAGCCAGCTGTTGCAAT CTGCCCACCAAGAATCCAGCTTTGATGTTATTTTATCTGGTGTAATTCCGGGAAGTACTACTCTGCACAACACTGAGATTTTGGCTGAGATGGCCCGGATTCTTCGGCCTGGTGGATGTCTTTTTCTGAAAGAGCCTATAGAGACAGCTGTAG TTAACAATAGCAAAGTGAAAACGGCATCTAAACTGTGTTCGGCACTGACGCTTTCTGGCCTGGTGGAAGTAAAAGAG CTACAGCGGGAGTCCTTAAACCCTGAGGAGGTACAGTCTGTCCAAGAACACCTGGGTTACCAGAGTGACAGCCTGCTCTCTGTTCAGATCACAGGCAAAAAACCAAACTTTGAAGTGGGTTCTTCCAGTCAGCTGAAGCTTTCCATTGCCAAGAAGTCTCTTTCAG TGAAGCCTGCTCTGGACCCTGCTGCTGCCAAGCTCTGGACCCTGTCAGCCAACGACATGGAGGATGAGAGCATG GATCTCATTGACTCAGATGAGCTGCTGGATCCAGAAGATTTGAAGAAGCCAGATCCAGCTTCCCTGCGAGCTGCTTCATgtggagaagggaaaaagaggaaggCTTGTAAGAACTG TACTTGTGGACTTGcagaagaactggaaaaagagAAGTCACAGGAACAGAAGAGCAGCCAGCCCAAGTCGGCCTGTGGAAAC TGCTACCTGGGCGATGCTTTCCGCTGTGCCAGCTGCCCCTACCTTGGGATGCCTGCCTTCAAGCCCGGGGAGAAGGTGCTGCTGAGCAGTGGCAGTCTTCACGACGCCTAG
- the CCL17 gene encoding C-C motif chemokine 17, with protein sequence MTPLQTLLLAALLLGASLQHSRAALGPNVGRECCREHFKGVIPIRKLATWYPTSADCPRAAIVLVTVQGRAICSDPKDPRVKKAVRRLKRLSESRGSTARVS encoded by the exons ATGACCCCCCTGCAGACGCTGCTTCTGGCCGCCCTCCTCCTGGGGGCTTCCCTGCAGCACAGCCGGGCAG CTCTAGGGCCCAATGTGGGCCGCGAGTGCTGCCGGGAGCACTTCAAGGGCGTCATTCCCATCAGGAAGCTGGCGACCTGGTACCCGACCTCGGCCGACTGCCCCAGGGCTGCCATCGT GCTGGTGACCGTCCAGGGCAGGGCCATCTGCTCAGACCCCAAGGACCCAAGGGTGAAGAAGGCAGTCAGACGCTTGAAGAGGCTCTCGGAGTCGCGGGGCTCCACTGCCCGGGTCTCCTGA